The following nucleotide sequence is from Tenrec ecaudatus isolate mTenEca1 chromosome X, mTenEca1.hap1, whole genome shotgun sequence.
ggcgCTCCCCGTCCccacctctagggggcgctctgacacagaacctccccgtccccgcctctagggggcgctctgacacagaacctccccgtccccgcctctagggggcgctctgacacagaccctctccacccccgcctctagggggcgctctgacacagaccctctccacccccgcctctagggggcgctctgacacagaacctccccgtccccgcctctaggggacgctctgacacagaccctctccacccccgcctctagggggcgctctgacacagaacctccccgtccccgcctctagggggcgctctgacacagaccctctccacccccgcctctagggggcgctctgacacagaacctccccgtccccgcctctagggggcgctctgacacagaacctccccgtccccgcctctagggggcgctctgacacagaacctctccacccccgcctctagggggcgctctggcacagaacctccccgtccccgcctctagggggcgctctgacacagaccctctccacccccgcctctagggggcgctctgacacagaacctccccgtccccgcctctagggggcgctctgacacagaacctccccgtccccgcctctagggggcgctctgacacagaccctctccacccccgcctctagggggcgctctgacacagaccttCCCCGTcctgcctctagggggcgctctgacacagaccttACCCGTcctgcctctagggggcgctctgagtgTACTTCCTCCCACACAGGTTTGTCTTGGGGTTCTGGTTGTCCAAACTTTCAAAACTTGCCTCTGTCGAGGGAAGGCCGACTCGCGGGGCAGTGTAGACGCAACTACCCCCGTGTGGTTCTGAGACTGGAGACCAGAGCCCCTTGTTGCTTCTTTGGGCGGCtgctggcttccaactgctgaccttgcacttggtTGCAAGCCGAACGCGTAACCACGGACGAGACCCGGGTGTGCCCGCAGGCCGTCCAAGGCAGGGTCAGGAGCACAACTCACATGCACggctctttctcccacctcccatcCCCCATCTGACCTCTGCACACGTGGGAGGTGACTGACAAGGACGTGTCTTGCACCAGAGGTCCTCAGTGTTTGCTCGCCGACGCGCTGAAAAGGTGTCCAGCTGCAGGGCTGCCCAGTGGGACGCGTCCTTCCAGGCAAGGAGCGGCCTTGCAACCAAGCGGGAGGCTGTGATTGAAAGAAAAGTGAGAGACAGACACGTGAGAGAGTGTGCCTTGCACGCACGCCTTCTCCAACAGGCTGAGACCCGGGGCTTGCAAGCCCCGGTGTGCAAATATGTAGCACAGGGGCAGGGGCCAGAGTTAAAATGCCCGCTGAACTAGCCCTGGGCATCCCTGCGCTGGCTTGACCGTGCATGTCCGCGAGCCCTCTGCTCAGTCTCAGAAGCCAGTGCGTCGAGAGGGGCAAGCACGAGGGCCTGGCTGCGCTGCACGACACAGGTCGAGTCCGCAGCCCTGGGCTTGGAGGAAGCATCTTTAAAACagccctttaaaaaattaaatcaatttattgggggttcttgcaGCTTTTATTACTGGTTGGGCCGCGTCGCTAGCTTCTCGGGAAGATAAATGATCTGGCTGAACTTCGGAGCAGTTTCACAAGCGCACTCCCCTGTACTTCCCCGGGGCAGGACacagcctccccctccccgcccacccctcCGCTCCCTGGGTTCCAGGAAGCAAGCTTGCTGCCAACAAAAGGATTTACTGACTGGAGACTTGCAACCGCAGCACAAGGAGCCTCCCTTCCCCTTTAACCTCATACCCTATATATGTCCTGCCACCCTCGCACCAGGTGCAACTCCCCTGACCTAACGCGCTGGGTCCTGGAACCTGcccaggggctcaagatgcccccgtccctttctctgctctcccttccctcccgggagttTCCACCCACCCGACCCCACGGCCGCCTCGATAAACTCTTTCTGGACTCCGCACTCCTGGCTCAATTCCCTGTCTGCTCTGCGCCTCCGCCTGCAACCTTTCCATTGCAATGCATAGGTGAATGTGTCCAGCGCACGTGTGTCTGGGTTGCCTTTACCATTGCCTTTTTGAAAAAGTCATGTCCCCGGGGGCTCAGGCTGCGCTAATCCCACTCCATCCATTTGTACCTAAGTTGCCACCATCGTTTTCAAAAGTTTCTTTCTCCGTGGGCCCTCCGTATcagctcatttaaaaaatcatatacaTTTATCTAGTCATGATTATGGAGCATTTCGGATctactttgagcccttggtatcagctcctccttccaccctcccccatCCTCGCCCCCCCTTGGTAAATGGTTGTCATTGTCGCATCTTGCACCGCCTGCTCGCCCGCGTTTCTGTGGCCCGTCTccctggggtgggatggggtggggggttataAGTCcatcttgcaatcggttccccttatcgatccctcccccctcccgcacGGTGTCCCTACTCCCAGGAAAAGGGGCAGTCTCTCGGGGGGAGGACGTGGGGGTGAATTTCAGTGCGGAGAATGTGGCTGGGCGGCCTCCCTCCACCCGTGCTGGCCTCCAGGCTCCTTCGCTGGGAGCACGGAGCATTGGAGCCCACAGCCTCTCCCGGGTCCTCGTTCCCACGCTGCGGCTCCTTGTCTGCAGCTTCCACGacgaccccccgccccccccatctGCCACGCGGTTGCCCTTGGAATTCCTGATCAGTGGACACCAGCTACTGCACAACGGGATGCAGTGGGAAGGCTGGCATTCCACGGTCCGAGGAGCAGCGTGGGGGGCCGCAGGACCACCTGGCTTGGTTAACCTGAGTCGTCCAACGCCCctcaaaaaacacaaaaagcaaAATAGTGCGCATGTGTGCGTGGTGAGGGTGGGACGGTGGGAGCCCACTGGACCCTGGGACGCTCTGGCAGTGGGGAAGTAGCATAGATGCTGCATCCTAGAAGTGCCCCGCCCTGCACGCCGCACCAGCAGCCGAATGGCGCCCCCTATGGGAGGAGAGGACTGAGCCGAGTCAGTGCAGGAGGCTACCATCTTGGAAAAAGCCCCACTGGGTCCCGTTCCGTCTCCCTAGGAACCTCGGGGATGGGGGGGGCCCTTCCTGCTCTTCTCCTCGCGGATTCCCGATTCTTGGGCAGCGCCAGTTCTCCCGCTCCCGGAGCTGTAGGTTTGGTGGCTCCGGAGTGGAAACACCCACGCGGTTTCCCGCTTCAGTCTCTGGCGGAGTCGGGCCGAGCGCGTCCTCTGCGCATGTGCGGCGAGCGTCCTCCGATGACGTAAGACGTACGGACGTGCGCGGGCGGTGATCTGCGTGCGTGGCTTCGTCTCTGTTGATGTACGCATGCGTTTATTTGTCTTGCGTTAATTTCTCTTGAGATAATATTTATCTTAGTCTCTTGATATATAGATTTATTTTGAGTTAATACCTTTCTCTTTTGAGATGTGCCTATTTATTTTGAGTTAatctcttgatatatatatatatacacttattTATGTATTATTTTGAGACAATCTCTCTTTTgagatatgcatatatatttatctcTCACTTTTAAAAATCCACCATTTCCCGGGAGCTCCTACAGGACAAGAGCAGTCCCCGGCCCTCCCAGCTCCATCCTCTCGGGGGTCCTGGGCCAGGAGGCCCACCCGTCTGCTCCCATGGGATGTCACCTGGGAGCAGCCAAGGCCAAACCCGTGAGGTTCCCAAGGAGACCAACCCACCCCCGGGGGGACGTCCCAGCATCTGGGACGTGGCTCACCTGGCCACAGCTGCTGACTGGTCCACCCGGGCCAGCAAATCACTGCCATGGCGGGAAAGATGGAGACAGGATGGCCAGCGTGCACCTGGGGAAGAGGCTCATGGGAAGAACCTGATCCAGGTGACCAACTGGGTGACGATGGAGTCTCCCGGACCACTGCCCCGTCACTTCGGCCCCTGCTGCTTCCTCCAGGCCTGCGTGGCTCAGGGGCCCCCGTGGAGCCGGCCTCTCGTGGGTACTGGACAGTCCCCCTTGGGCTGTCCTGACCACCGCCTTCCCCCAAAGCAGCCAAGCCTCTCGGCAGCGACTCGATGACCCAAGAGTCCACTGGAGTCCCCACTCCCAGCCCTGCACCCCCGGACTTTCTCCCATCAAGAGTTTTTCCAAGGTGTTCACGGCCAACAAGCTCATCCCAGTGGgcggaaccgcccctgtgggtttctgagactctttgtgGGGCCAGGGAGCCCCGTCTCTCCCCCACGGAGGAACCAGTGCATGACCTTGTGAGCCACGCGATGCATCACCTCTCGGCAAAAGAGAGTCCCACACCCGAAATAGAAGGATCTGCGTAAAGTATTCACAAGCACGGAGCttgctttgaggaccaaggtgcgccCCACCCAAGCCGTGGTCTCTTCAGTAGCTTCCCATGCACGTGTTCacgggacattgaatgaggaaggccGGAGAAGGACTGGTGCTTGGATTGTGGTGCCGGGGAAATATACGGAGAATACGGAACAGCCCTAAGGACAGACATACCTGTGTTTGATGAAGTGCagccagagcgccccctagaggcggggacgttctgtgtcagagcgccccctagaggcagggacggggaggttctgtgtcagagcgccccctagaggcggggacgttctgtgtcagagcgccccctagaggcggggatggGGAGACTGTCTCACATGGACAGtggacgtgtcatcaggagaagccagtccctggggaaggacgtcgtgcttggggaagcggaggggcagcgccAGAGAGGACAGCCCTGGACGAGATGCACGGACACGGGGCTGCAGCCGTGGCCCAGACACGGGCACGATGGGGGGgacggggcaggaccgggcagtgtgtccATCTGCTGTCAGCAGCAGACTCTGTGTCAGAACTAACAACAAGCCCTCGTTTGTCCTGTGTCCCTTGAGACAATGCAGCCGCACGACCTCCTTGGAGCCCACCCCAGACAGTGACcatgaccttctgagctgacctctgtctGCTTCCAGCTTCCCGGGCTCAGCAGATGCCATCGGAACGCACTGGGTTGGACCAGTTTTCAAAAGACCCCCCATTGAGACCAGCAGAGAAAGAGCAGACCGTCAGGCGGGGGAGCGCCCAGCTGGGCAGCTGGAACGGCCTCGTCCCTCGGGAGACCCAGGACCTGTCCCTCCCCGGCAACCCTGGTTTGCTCCACACCGGCAGCAGCTCCGGGGGCAGCAGAGGATGTTTGCTTGGCTTTCCTCAGCAGCGGGTGGCCGGGCCTTTCCTGCAGGGACTCGAACCTCTGACTCCAGCACAATTCTGGACCAGCTACAAAAATGCAAAGCTCATTTATTCTTATTCCATGTACTCACGAATGCACCGAGAAGCCTTCGAATGCACAATGCATGTCTGCGCATTCTGCATATCCGCAAGCGTTCACAATGCACAAAACAGTGTGCGTGTCTGCCCTGACCTGAGCGCCCTGTGGTGCAGTGCACGGAGTGGACTGAGCCAGGGACGCCCAGTCCGGGCAGGAGCTGCTGACGCCCAGCCTCAGGCACCTTCCGAATGAGCATCCGCCACGGTGGACGGCACGTGGACTTCATGTGGGGAGAGACGGGCTCCCGTGAACAAGTGGAGCCGAGTCACGAGTCAGGGCGACAGCGCATGGTCTCAGGTCAGGGCCCTTTCCCTCTGGGACAAAGTTCCAGGGCAGCTCGTGGCTCCCGGCTTCAGCTGAACGCCGGCTGGTCGGGCCAGGCTCTCCCATTCCGTGTGGAAGTGACGCGTTTCTGTCTTACTCGGTGCAGCTCCCCTCCCATTTTAATACCGAGTCAGCGGCCAGGCCTGCAAAGACGGCTTTGAAAAGAGATGCCCCCCCTGGTGCTTTGGACACTCAGGAACCAGCGGCCTTttatcagaagctggaaaaaatccggAACCATGGAGAAGGCCCCCGTCTGGGACTGGCTGTTACAGGGAGGCGGCGGGCAGGCTGCTGAGACgcttgctgggtgaccagctGGGTCGACGTGCTGAGACCGGCCACTGACCCCGGGACCTGGTTTGCGGGGAAAGAGGACGCACTGGGAGCAGCTGACGGTCTCAGGCTCATGGTCTGAAGGCGAGGCGACCAGCGGGCACCCCGGGGAGGCTGAGTTCACAAGGTTCCAAGTGGAACGGAGACTCTTCATGTCGGAAAACACGATTGTCCCCTCAGAGTGCAGGGCTGAGCTAAGGGGGCGTCGATAAGCTGGATCCCCAAAGTCGGGGGACAGAGGCATGACGTGGTTGGCTCACAAGctaaggggggggggtggattcACCAGACTCTGCAGCACCGGTGTCCCTGCGGGGTCGCGGGGCTGCCCAGGGTGTCCCCCCAATGGCCCCGTTGTAGAACAACCCGCCTCGTCTCTCCCGAGGAGCCGGGGCGGGGGTGGAAGTGCTGCTGCTTATCCCACCGCCAGGAGTCCTTTCAACAAAGGACGGACGTCAAAGCCAAtcccactgccctcgagtggacgCCGGCTCTCGGGGACCCTGctggacagggcggagctgcccctgggggtctctcaggcggtcagtctgcacgggagcagacggtgtggtctctctccccaggagctaatggatagagagatatgcagatagatagatagatagatagatagatagatagatagatagatagatagatagatagatagatagatagacagacactgcccttgagtggacgccggctcacggggaccctgcaggacagggcggagctgcccctgggggtctcccaggcggtcagtctgcacggagcagacggtctggcctttctccccaggagcggctggtgggcttgaaccgcctgcctcccagtcagcagccaagtgcttcccTGGAAAGTCGCATTACTAAGAAATCGATGCTCCGGAGCAAAAGTGCAGCCACGAAGCAGAAACCCAGCCCCTGGTCTGGCCTCGCTCCGTGGGGTCCCGGCTGCCTGCGCAGTTAGGGAAAGGCGTGGGGTGCAATGGAGATTGTGGGGACCCTTCCGTAATGTCCAGCCGGAGCCCGAAGAGCCAGGCCAGGCGTCCGGGGAACAGAACCCGGGGTGCCCAGACAATGGCGCACCCGTGCGCGAACACCGATCGTGGGGCGCAATTCCGTGGCCTTTTTTATAAGCAGCCCCCCCCTTCTGTCAGGGTCGTGGTGGGACGACCTGCAGGCCGCTGGAGCTGGAAGCAGACACCAGCGGGTtctagcggagcttccagaccgagagagaccaggaagaaaggcctggagctcTTAGCAGAATCACACGGAGCAGGGAAGGAAAGCcgtcctccctccacccacgGGGGAGCGAGGGGGGCTCACACGTCGGGGGGTTTAAGGAGACACCGCGCTTCTTTAAAAGGAAACCCGCCCAGACTGCGTGGTTCAAGCAGGTAAACAAAGGCAGAGGAACATGGAGGCGGACGAGGGCCCGCGTCTTCGTGTCCAAGGAGTGACACTGTCTGCAAGGTTTCCTGGGGGCAGCTGCAGGCTGGCGGGTGCAGTGCCCGCCCTTAGCTGCGACccgaaaggctggaggtttgagtcctGCCCACAggcgcctcggaagaaaggcctggcgacctacCTGCCTGCTGCCGGGAAAACCGGCCACCGGGACCCCGCAGCCGTGCATGCA
It contains:
- the LOC142434743 gene encoding uncharacterized protein LOC142434743, which encodes MHGQASAGMPRASSAGILTLAPAPVLHICTPGLASPGSQPVGEGVRARHTLSRVCLSLFFQSQPPAWLQGRSLPGRTRPTGQPCSWTPFQRVGEQTLRTSGARHVLVSHLPRVQRSDGGWEVGERAVHVSCAPDPALDGLRAHPGLVRGYAFGLQPSARSAVGSQQPPKEATRGSGLQSQNHTGVVASTLPRESAFPRQRQVLKVWTTRTPRQTCVGGSTLRAPPRGRTDARSSCNDTDAGGSQAGGCRVLWIQWPWTQLSAGVASTWLLQLQGSGCIVSGSPCGSSAGVSRREHPCSAPRELFLLSSEVIELRPDSQAGRPPPWRVQGDPGRRQEHRSEGVGLVSLVPRPRTVGKPRGLGREGPPGGDPSPLCPLCFHVLLRPPRPRPPPPRVLSASASPPVQLRLETRPPLLP